The Ornithorhynchus anatinus isolate Pmale09 chromosome X5, mOrnAna1.pri.v4, whole genome shotgun sequence nucleotide sequence ttccctctgcttccagaGTCTGAGCTGGAGAGGAGCCGCGGCTCGGGCAAGTTCCTGACGGCCGACAGCCGGAGCCTGGACCCCGGCCCCTCTCTGTCCAACTCCTTCCCTGCTTCTGTGGTCCCTGCTACCGGAGCCTGGGGCCTACCCCGGGCCAGCACCCCGCTCCCCCTGGGACAACTGGAGCTGGAGACCCCGgggactgtggggctggagctGCCAGGCAGGGCGGGGTGGAGCGTcatggaggaggaccaggaggagatggcaggggaggagggaagaacacaaATGGAACCGGAACCCCTGAAGAAGAGCGCAGAGGGACCCAAACTTCTAGAAACAGCGGGTACTGAGGAAACCAGAACCATGGAcaaggcggaggaggaagaggaagagaggggggaggaggggctggtcgtggtggcaggggaggaaggaaggactcaAATGGAGCTAGAACCAGAACCTCTGGGAAAAAACCCAGTGGAATCCAGACCCCCAGAAACAGCAGACCTTGGGGAGACTGAAGCCATGGATAACATGaccagtgaggaagaggaggaagaagaggagggggaagcagtGGAGGAGAGGACTCATATGAAACCAGAGCCGGAACTCCTGGAGGAAAGACCAGAGGAATCCAGACGGCCAGATAAAGCAGGTCCTGACTGGGctggagctgaggaggaggaagggaaggaggataagGTTTTAGTGGTAGAGGCTGgtcaggaaaagaaggaaaggccCCAAACGGAATCCGAGCCAGAGCCCCTGAAACTGAATTTAGTAGAAAACAGAAACCCAGAAACAGCAGGCCCAGGGGAGGATGGAGCTGaggatgaggaggctgatgaggaggaggagatgtcagTGTCAGAGGGGAGGTCCCGATTGGAGCCAGAGCTCCTGGAAGTATGCTTGGTGGGCTTCAGACCCCCAGAAAAAGCAGACCCTCGGGCCGCTGGAACCAAGAATGAGGAGGctgaagagaaggcagaagaggagatagatgaggttgtAGTGGCAGAagttggaaaggaagaaaagggatcCCAAATAGAGCCAGAGCCCCTGGAAGTGAACTCGATGAGTTCAAGACCTCTaggaagagcagggcctgggtggGCTGCAGTTGAGAACaaggaggctgaggaagaggaattcggggaggaggagaggaggacccgAATGGAGTTGGAGCCAGAATACTTGGAAGCCAGCTTGGTGGGTTCCAGATCCCCACAGATAGGAAATCCTGAGGAGGCCAGAGGTTTGGATGaccaggtcagtgaggaggaagaagaggaggagagggcccAAGTGGAATCAGAACCAGAGCCTTTAGAAGGAATCTCGATGGGCTCCAGGCCCCTAGAAACAGCAGACTGTGGCCAAGTCAGAGCTACAGAACACAAGGCTGATGAAGAAGGAGGGGTGGCAGCGGAGGGAAGGACCCAGATGAAGTCAGAACCCCTGGAGGAGAGATGGGTGGAATCCAGACCCCCAGAAACAGCAGGCCCTGGCTGGGatggagctgaggaggaggagatgatagTAGCAGAGGCTGGacaagaaaagaagggaaggtcCCAAATGGAATCAGCACTAGAGCCCCTGGAAATTACCCTAGTGGGAAACAGATCCCCAGAAATGGCAGGCCCTGGCTGGACCAGAGCAGAGGGCAAAGAGActggtgaggaggtggaggaagtagGAGCAGCAGAGGCTGGACAGGAAGAGAAGGGACGGACCCATGTTGAATCGGAGCCAGAGCCTCAGGAAATGAACTTGTTGAGAAACAAGCCCCTGGAAACAGCAGGTCCTAGGGCAGCTGAAGACATGCAGgccgaagaggaggaagaggagatgtcaGGGATAGAGGGGAGGATTCCAATGGAGCTGGAGCCAGAGTCCCTGGAAACAAGCTTGGTGGGCTCCAGACCTCTAGAAACAGCAGGTCCTGAGGAGGACAAAGTCATGGGCAACCAGGccaatgaggagagggaggagaaagaagaagaggaggaggaggaagaagaagaggagagggcccAAGTGGAATCAGAGTCAGAGCCTGTGGAAGCAATCTTGGTGGGCGCCAGACCAGCAGAAACAGCTGGAGCTGAGGATGAAGCTGGTGAAGAGAAGAAGACAAAGAAGGAAATgcaggtggagaaggaagaggcagagatgAGGCCCGCAGCAGAGCTGGAGTCCCTGGAGGAAAACTTGAGGGGAACAGACCCCCAAAAAACAGCAGCGCTGGGGGAGGTTAGAGCTGAGTacagggaggacgaggaggaggcgaTGGTGCCAGCAGCAGCCCAAATAGAGCTGGAATCCCTGGAGAGGAACTCAGTGCGAATAGACCCCCAAGAAAGAATAGCCCTGGAGGAGGTTGGCGCTGACGAGGGGGAGGATaatgaggaggagatggggccaGCAGCAGAAGGGACAGCCCAAATACATCTGGAGTCCCAGGAGGAGAACTTGGGGGGAACCAAATCCCCAGACACAGCAGCCCTGGGAGAAGTTGGAGTTGAGGATGGGGAAgtcattgaggaggaggaggtgatgccAGCAGCAGAAGAGACAGCCCAAATGGAGCTGGAGTCCCAAGAGGAGAACTCTGGGGGAATCAAATCCCCAGACACAGCAGCCCTGGGGGAAGTTGGAGTTGAGGATggggaagtcagtgagaaggaggaggtgatgcCAGCAGCAGAGGAGACAGCCCAAATGGAGCTGGAGTCCCTGGAGGAGAACTCGGCAGGAACCAAATCCCCAGATACAGCAGCCCTGGGGGAagttggagctgaggatggggaggtcagtgaggaggaagagatgatgcCAGCAGCAGAAGAGATGGCCCAAATGGAGCTGGAGTCCCTGGAGGAGAACTTGAGCGGAACCAAATCCCCACAAACAGCAACTCTGGGGGAagctggagctgaggatggggaggtcagtgaggaggaggaggtgatgccAGCAGCAGAAGAGACAGCCCAAATGGAGCTGGAGTCCCTGGAGGAGAACTCAAGGGGAACCAAATCCCCAGATACAGCAGCCCTGGGGGAagctggagctgaggatggggaggtcagtgaggaggaggaggtgatgccAGCAGCAGAAGAGACAGCCCAAATGGAGCTGGAGTCCCTGGAGGAGACCTCAAGGGGAACCAAATCCCCAGATACAGCAGCCCTGGGGGAagctggagctgaggatggggaggtcagtgaggaggaggaggtgatgccAGCAGCAGAAGAGACAGCCCAAATGGAGCTGGAGTCCCAGGAGGAGAACTCGGGGGGAACCAAATCCTCAGATACAGCAGCCCTGGGGGAagctggagctgaggatggggaggtcagtgaggaggaggaggtgatgccAGCAGCAGAAGAGACAGCCCAAATGGAGCTGGAGTCCCAGGAGGAGAACTCGGGGGGAACCAAATCCCCAGATACAGCAGCCCTGGGGGAagctggagctgaggatggggaggtcagtgaggaggaggaggtgatgccAGCAGCAGAAGAGACAGCCCAAATGGAGCTGGAGTCCCAGGAGGAGAACTCGGGGGGAACCAAATCCCCAGAAACAGCAGCCCTGGGGGAagttggagctgaggatggggaggtcagtgaggaggaagaggtggcggAGATGGAGGAAAGGGTTCAAATGAAGCTGGAACCAGACCTGGAAAAGAGATTGATGCGATCTAGACCTTCAGAAtcagcagggtttgggtggggaggagctgaAGTCCAGGAGACtagtgaagaagaggaggaggcagcggtggagggaaagactCAGGTGAAACTGGAACCAGAGCCCTTGGAAGAGAGATCAGTGCAATTCAGATACCCAGAAACAGCAAGCTCCAGAGGGgctggagctgaggaagaggagaccacagccgaagaggaggaggcagagggactaAGGCAGACTCGGGGGAGTCCCACAGAGTTCGGGGAGGAGATAGGCAGTGGAGCGGTAGGTAGGACGAGCTCCCAGCCTGGGccggaggtaggagggagcggggCTGAAGGGTGCCCAGCTGGGAAGGTGGACTGGTTGGAGGTTGGCACAGACCCCTTGCCCCTGGGGGCCCAACCAGGggttcccctgcccccttcccagagCCCTAGACCTGATGACAGCATGGGGGGTTTCACCTGCCTCCACTTGCCCGGGGACCCAGGGGAGCCACCCACAGCAACACCCACCTCGGACCAAGACGGAGGGGACTCGGACGGCTTCGCCGCTgattctgaggaggaggagagtgaggagggcgaggagggaggggatggtgggTACCCGGGAGGTGCGGCAGTGGGGGACTCTGACGCTGATATAGCCCGGGACAGCTTcagtgctgcctcctcctcctcttctgactcCCCCAACGGCGTCAGAGCCGGGCCACAGAGAGCCCTGCCGTTCAGCCCGGCCGGGGAGGTCTTCAACGGGGCCGGGCAGCTGGGGGGATGGGACCCGGAGCCTAAGGGGCCGTGGCTCCCCTCCCTGATCCGCCCTGGGCTCCCTCGGAGGGACGAAGGCGATTCCTGGTCCTCCGAGGATGATTGAAGTGGGTGTCTCCTGCAGCTGAAATCCCTCGTCCCTCACCTGATGTTCCCCCCACCCAACCGCTCTCCTCACCATGGCACCTCAGACACCAGCAAAGACGGAGGTCTGGGTCTTGGGGGCCATGCCTGATCCCCCCGCTGTGGTGTCCGGGTCGGTGtgtgtgctttttgtgtgcatagGACCAGGGGACCTAGATTCTGAAAActggcccttccccaccctccctcttctctcccctttggtGTGCCGAAAGGATGGATGGCTTGAACTCATGGCCGGTCGAGGATGCTAGGCCCATGGGCAGCTGAACACGTGGACCTTGAGTGCCCCCAAAAGATCACTGGACAGAACTCTGTCCCTGACTCCATGGCCTAGTGGTCCAGAACATATCTCTCACCTCCTGGGCGGTAGGAGGCTGTGCATATAGAATGACCCACTGCAAGTCTTGGGCAACCGAGAGAACCAGTCAGATGCCCTGCTGGGCTTATTATTCTTTCTGGGGGGTAGGGGAATTCCTCTGATCTGATGTGAGTctcgctcctctctccccc carries:
- the NES gene encoding nestin, with translation MPGCRAAPDGADERGQLGQLNRRLGAYVSRVRALEADNERLRAELRAELRGVRGGDGARRARLDEQLAALRAALGRRWRERQEAALSRAGLAHEARAVAGRWRRERRARPGRSGGWRRDAGSWRRSEGSGSGWGGGRRAWPGRRRSCAGRTGRSATSYAFAEQLSLVWRQAAAGCERAGTGTGTGTGAGATPGRALQARHRLDRERLDRERGALRERREALRERLDRRWTEQRAEAERLQRTTEALEQEKGALRAQIAQILEDRQQLVHLKMSLSLEVGAYRTLLEMESSRWQVPFLDPKPINGFYLESELERSRGSGKFLTADSRSLDPGPSLSNSFPASVVPATGAWGLPRASTPLPLGQLELETPGTVGLELPGRAGWSVMEEDQEEMAGEEGRTQMEPEPLKKSAEGPKLLETAGTEETRTMDKAEEEEEERGEEGLVVVAGEEGRTQMELEPEPLGKNPVESRPPETADLGETEAMDNMTSEEEEEEEEGEAVEERTHMKPEPELLEERPEESRRPDKAGPDWAGAEEEEGKEDKVLVVEAGQEKKERPQTESEPEPLKLNLVENRNPETAGPGEDGAEDEEADEEEEMSVSEGRSRLEPELLEVCLVGFRPPEKADPRAAGTKNEEAEEKAEEEIDEVVVAEVGKEEKGSQIEPEPLEVNSMSSRPLGRAGPGWAAVENKEAEEEEFGEEERRTRMELEPEYLEASLVGSRSPQIGNPEEARGLDDQVSEEEEEEERAQVESEPEPLEGISMGSRPLETADCGQVRATEHKADEEGGVAAEGRTQMKSEPLEERWVESRPPETAGPGWDGAEEEEMIVAEAGQEKKGRSQMESALEPLEITLVGNRSPEMAGPGWTRAEGKETGEEVEEVGAAEAGQEEKGRTHVESEPEPQEMNLLRNKPLETAGPRAAEDMQAEEEEEEMSGIEGRIPMELEPESLETSLVGSRPLETAGPEEDKVMGNQANEEREEKEEEEEEEEEEERAQVESESEPVEAILVGARPAETAGAEDEAGEEKKTKKEMQVEKEEAEMRPAAELESLEENLRGTDPQKTAALGEVRAEYREDEEEAMVPAAAQIELESLERNSVRIDPQERIALEEVGADEGEDNEEEMGPAAEGTAQIHLESQEENLGGTKSPDTAALGEVGVEDGEVIEEEEVMPAAEETAQMELESQEENSGGIKSPDTAALGEVGVEDGEVSEKEEVMPAAEETAQMELESLEENSAGTKSPDTAALGEVGAEDGEVSEEEEMMPAAEEMAQMELESLEENLSGTKSPQTATLGEAGAEDGEVSEEEEVMPAAEETAQMELESLEENSRGTKSPDTAALGEAGAEDGEVSEEEEVMPAAEETAQMELESLEETSRGTKSPDTAALGEAGAEDGEVSEEEEVMPAAEETAQMELESQEENSGGTKSSDTAALGEAGAEDGEVSEEEEVMPAAEETAQMELESQEENSGGTKSPDTAALGEAGAEDGEVSEEEEVMPAAEETAQMELESQEENSGGTKSPETAALGEVGAEDGEVSEEEEVAEMEERVQMKLEPDLEKRLMRSRPSESAGFGWGGAEVQETSEEEEEAAVEGKTQVKLEPEPLEERSVQFRYPETASSRGAGAEEEETTAEEEEAEGLRQTRGSPTEFGEEIGSGAVGRTSSQPGPEVGGSGAEGCPAGKVDWLEVGTDPLPLGAQPGVPLPPSQSPRPDDSMGGFTCLHLPGDPGEPPTATPTSDQDGGDSDGFAADSEEEESEEGEEGGDGGYPGGAAVGDSDADIARDSFSAASSSSSDSPNGVRAGPQRALPFSPAGEVFNGAGQLGGWDPEPKGPWLPSLIRPGLPRRDEGDSWSSEDD